TTAATTGATATCCTAATTGTTTTGTTGATTGcgtaaatataagaaaatattttgaaagatatttttgttaaggaaaataataattaattagttttgattttgaattcgcaaatatatatcaataataTCGTGTTGCTTAAgttagttttgattttgaatcATGATATATACTATGATAACAATATCGATATTTTAAGgcttaagaaataaaataaatatatataaatatatatatatatatatatatatatgaataatgaaTTTTGTATCCATCTAATAGACTGGTTTTGATTATGCAGACCAATATTACCCGACGAATATCACAATGGAATTCTATGGTTTAGTAATGTTATGGAAAGGTATGTATGAATCTAAACTATTGAATCCTATGATTTTGTAGACCAAGAGGAAGAAGGTCGGTGAAAAGTTTCATTACATATTGTACTATGGTTATGCAATGATATGTTGGAAAATAGCTATTGTATTCAGATGGTTTAGTATTGTTAAGATTTTCTTATGGTTTGGCAATTATATGGTTTAGTTGATAAAATAAACGGCTCTGTTTAAAGTTTAGTGGCAGGCGTCTAATATAAATGGTTTTAGTATTAATTTATCGGTTTAGTCATTAAAAGAAACGGCAGTGTTTAATATAGTGGCATTCGATTGTAAATTTTTAGGAAAATTTAGGGTTATTTCTTTTTTGTACTccagttttaatagtttagatacaCTGTCAATCAATATATCAAAGTTTTTATGATAAGAATCcacaccagatttgaaagtaaaatcgattttcatgttgtgtgttttgaagttttttttggcAGTTTCATGCATGATGGTGATTTATAGAGGTAGATAAAATTTAAAGAGATCAAGATTCACCttattattttactttattacaTAGAATGTTTGATATATCGTTAAGTTCTCAAAGTTGTcttaaaaatcgaaaattatacGCAAGATCAGAAATGATTTTAgactataaaaataattttagactATTTTAGACTAAGAAATATTGGTAAGATCTAAGATGAAACACCTAGTTTGATGATAATTCTTTTATACCATATTTTATTCTCATCTCATCCCTCTCTTTGAACACGTGGGACATTAGATTAGCTTCGTCTAACTCAAAGATTTGAGCTCGGCCCACTATCTATAAAAAGCCCATATAAGAAGACAAAAAAAGTCTGAAGTTTCAACAATGTAAAAGAAATTAGTGCGACGAGGTCAAAGCTTTTTTATTGTCACTGGGACGTATCTCAATCTACAAGTCGTGGGGTCCCTTCAATGTTGTTGATAGCACTCTAATTGACACGAAGACTCACCGAAGAAGCTATCCTTTTTGTAGTTTACCTgggaaaaaaattaatcaaatagaaaaacgCACTAACAAGCTTGAGGAAAATAATGAGCACCGAGTAGTAAGTGTTTGTTCTCTTCTTTTACGCATTGTATTCTCCACTTTCACGGCACTAATCACAGCGTTTAtcgtttttttgtttaatttctaGCGATTATCTGTTTAAGCTTTTGTTGATCGGTGACTCGTCTGTTGGAAAATCATGCCTCCTTCTTCGATTCGCCGTGAGTTTTTGAGATTCTCCTTTTTAATTTATCGATTATAGAATCTCAACTTGGTGGTTTTTGTTTACAGGATGATGCTTACATTGACAGTTACATTAGTACCATTGGTGTTGACTTCGTGAGTTCATTTTACCCTATATGATATACGAGCATATACTATATGTGAATTGATCAAAAGTtacttagaccatgattaacccgggttTTTAGGATGGGGTTGGGGTTGGTTAAGAACCGTTTCTTagcttttaaccaaaaaaaaactaagaaccgactcttaaataagagatataagaataaaaaaacaaaaaaacatcaaatcatgagttaagaaacTCAAATTAAGaacccgggttaatcatgctttTATAATTTCGTTCAAATGCCAGAAAATTAGGACGATTGAGCTGGATGGGAAGACCGTTAAGCTGCAAATCGTGAGTTTAATTTAATACTCTATTTGATACTAATATGTTTTTAGATAACTATATatgttataaacttataattaattacTGTTGGCTCTTCTGTTCAGTGGGATACTGTTGGGCAAGAACGTTTCAGGACCATCACTAGCAGCTACTACAGAGGAGCTCATGGAATCATTGTGAGAAAgcttacctttttttttgtttatctagACTTTGTGTACTCTTTTTAGTAAAAAGAAgaatttttaaatgttattttgattttgatgctcTAAAATCCCCAGCTGATGGGACTTAGTGATGATGTTGCAACAGATTGTGTACGACTGTACTGAGATGGAGAGCTTCAACAACGTGAAGCAGTGGTTGAGTGAGATCGATAGGTATGCTAATGACAGTGTTTGCAAGCTTCTTATCGGTAACAAGAATGATATGGTTGAGAGTAAAGTTGTTTCCACCGAAACTGGAAAGGTTAGCTCTCATCCACTATTAGTAGTTTCCTCTTGCAATTTTGTATTCCAGTTATGATTGTGTTTCTTTCCTATTTGCATTTAGAAGAGATGCATTTGATCATATCATGGTAGCCCAAATATTTATCCATGTGATAATATTAGGATCATTGTGATTGTTATATAGTATGCCACAAGTTAAGGAATAATGAATGTATATGATCATTGAACAAAGTCCAAAATTTTCATGATCCCATTCCAATGATTAAAATTTGCTTATGTTCAGTAGCTGTTTCTCCAGACATAGCTGTGACATTGCTTATCTTACGTTTCATCTATTAAACAAAAAACACTACAGGCCTTAGCGGATGAGCTTGGAATTCCATTTCTGGAGACCAGTGCTAAGGATTCTATCAATGTCGAACAAGCATTCTTAACTATTGCTGGCGAGATTAAGAAGAGGTATTGCTCACTGTCTTTTAGTTTTCCTCATAGTTTATCCAATATGTTACTCTATGTTCCCTAGTGAAGCTGGTCTAAACTATTCTCCTTAATCGCCATTTTTCATCAAAGCATTCcctggtttttttttgttctgctgCAATTCATGAAATGAACCATTCATGTAAAGTTTTAAAATCCGAAATGCTGTTTTGGAGACTTGATTGCTAATTGAAAGCAAATGTACAAACTTACTTCTGTTCTGTGTCAATCTGTTGTACCCTCCTCCTCAATCTtgtgaaattgagtttttcaTGTGTTTGTTCTCATTGTATCTACATTTGCTGGTTCGGTTGAGTGTGATCATATTATTACTCTTTAATTTCAGAATGGGAAGCCAGCCTAATGCAAACAATACATCTGGAAGTGGAACTGTTCAGATGAAAGGTCAGCCAATTCTACAGAACAATGGCGGTTGCTGCAGTAGTAGTTAAGCAAACTATTATCAAAAACTATGTGAGACTTAGTTTTTCTGTTCTTATGATGTGTTGTGAAAACCAATGGCTGTCTAAAACAACTGGAACCTTTATTTCATGTCACTGTGACGTTGTGCCCGAATAATCTATATGGTGTTAGTTGCTCTATTCCTGTCTCTAGTATAGTACATCTTGagattttcttatataattatatgatcCTCTTATGCTATGTTGTTTAGGAACATTGATCTGTTTCAATTATGCACATATTTATCtgatttctttaaaaaaattgaaagtgaTTATATGGTTTGTTGTTTAATTGATTTCATAGAAgcatatatagattaatctttgATTCTGCAGTTGATCTGTGAACTTTAACCACGTGTAATCTGAAGTGAAGTCATAAATCAAATATGATTtcaccaaatatttttttcttttccgaaTTTTAGTGCAGCTTAACTTTCAAAGTTACCATCGACTTAAACTCAGCTCTAgccgaacaaaaaaaaaaagaagaaagaaaccgaGTTAAATCTAAAATCAAAATCGTTAATTTTGAGCGAACCGGTTCGGTTAGTGCATAAACCGATCGAGAGAAGCGAAGAAGGCCCTAATGAGTGACTCGTCACTAATGGGCTGGTGGGCCcgcataaaaaaataaagaaagagaagaataaACCCTAAAGAAGAAGACTCATCTCTTACTTCTTCCTCTATCTTCACCTTCTTCGccgtcttctccttctccttaaTCGACGGTTACTGATCTCTATGGAAGGTTCAGCTGATCAAACCACGCAAGCGATTTCGAAACTCTCCATGGACTCTACCACCTCCTCGACCGCTGATGGAGCTGGAGCTCCGAGCAAAAAGTAACGTCTCAGTTCTCTCCCTTGATTTTACTTTCCCGAATCTTCGTATGGAATCTGAGTATAGTGAAAATCGTCGCAGTGCTCTGAAGAAGGAACTGAAGATGAAGCAGAGAGAGGAAGAGCGGAGACGCAAGGAAGAAGAAAAGGCCAAACAAGTAATCACTCCTTTCATCTCACTCGTATCGCACGTTTGATTGTTTACGAGagtttttgattgattgatgCAGGCTCCCAAGGCGACCTCACAGAAGGCAGTGGCTGCAGATGATGAGGATATGGATCCAACGGTATATACAATCATCTTATGCAATGCAGATAgttatgtatgtatgtatgaaTCATCAAGTGTTTCTTTTGCAGCAATACTTTGAGAACAGATTGAAATACCTTGCGGCTGAGAAGGCTAAGGGGGAGAATCCTTACCCTCACAAGTTTGCTGTGTCAATGTCTATTCCTGAGTATATTGAGAAGTATGGTGGTTTG
The Brassica napus cultivar Da-Ae chromosome A1, Da-Ae, whole genome shotgun sequence DNA segment above includes these coding regions:
- the LOC106351211 gene encoding ras-related protein RABD1: MSTEYDYLFKLLLIGDSSVGKSCLLLRFADDAYIDSYISTIGVDFKIRTIELDGKTVKLQIWDTVGQERFRTITSSYYRGAHGIIIVYDCTEMESFNNVKQWLSEIDRYANDSVCKLLIGNKNDMVESKVVSTETGKALADELGIPFLETSAKDSINVEQAFLTIAGEIKKRMGSQPNANNTSGSGTVQMKGQPILQNNGGCCSSS